In Xenopus tropicalis strain Nigerian chromosome 5, UCB_Xtro_10.0, whole genome shotgun sequence, one genomic interval encodes:
- the LOC100496183 gene encoding uncharacterized protein LOC100496183, with the protein MWRHWIFGTVVKLWLAVSVSLCQSGDDALADLGSGYIIDALHDQPKEPTRQPRIQPQETTHCQLTFTVPSQEQYGMKETSPVLKEEVTYLQSLIQDTNRVLQSLQYTVNADAQDIGYQEVIAEHNKGIREDNKEFYGTLSKIMQEFHTNMEDDATDVPDERKKLKRNFQMMDNLLETTSLIAEKLEKKSGDLDATLEKQMARCTSLAYQSSVGS; encoded by the exons ATGTGGCGGCACTGGATATTTGGCACAGTGGTGAAACTATGGCTGGCGGTGTCCGTAAGCCTATGCCAAAGCGGAGATGATGCACTAGCAGATTTAGGGTCGGGGTATATTATAGACGCTCTACATGATCAGCCCAAAGAGCCTACACGTCAACCTAGAATCCAACCCCAAGAGACAACCCACTGCCAGCTGACCTTTACGGTCCCTTCTCAAGAACAATATGGGATGAAAGAGACATCTCCAGTTCTAAAGGAGGAGGTCACCTACCTACAGAGCCTGATACAGGACACCAATAGGGTGTTGCAGAGCCTGCAGTACACGGTCAATGCCGATGCCCAAGATATTGGCTACCAAGAGGTCATTGCTGAACACAACAAAGGAATCAGAGAGGACAACAAAGAATTCTACGGCACCTTGAGCAAAATTATGCAGGAGTTTCACACAAACATGGAGGACGATGCCACTGATGTTCCCGATGAGAGAAAGAA GCTGAAAAGGAACTTCCAGATGATGGATAATCTGCTTGAAACAACAAGTCTTATAGCCGAGAAGCTGGAAAAGAAGTCCGGGGACCTAGATGCCACTTTAGAAAAGCAAATGGCCCGATGCACCAGCCTGGCCTATCAGAGCTCCGTGGGGTCCTGA